CTCCTCCTGGCCGGCCTGGGCGCACGCATCGTCCACGCGCTGTTCCAGATCGGCTCGGCGCAGGTGGTTCTCAAGCGACGCGACGAGGCTTTCTTCGCGAAAGGGTTTCGTGAGGTAGTCGTCGGCGCCCAGGGTGAGCGCCTGGAGGGCGGTTTGCTCCGACCCGTGCCCGGTGAGGACCACGACCACGGTGCCGGGGCGCCGGCGCTTGACGTGGCGCAGCACCTCGAGGCCGTGGATCTGGGGGATGTTGAGATCCAGGACGAGGGCATCCAGGGGCTCGGCCTCGAATCGGCGCAGCGCCTCGAGGCCGTCGAAGGCCTGGAGGCATTCGTAGCCGTGCCGCACGAGGGCATCGGTCACGAGCCCGCTGACGACCCGGCTATCCTCCACCACGAGGAGTCTGCGTCCCATCTGCGCGGCGCCCTCCCGGTGGCCTTCACGTGTGATTCCCTGGGGTGCGAAGGGACGGTTCCCCCGGGGTGACCCGGGGGAACCCCGAGAATCCCGTCAGAAATCGTTGGTGTGGCAGCACTTGAACTTGGGCTTGCCAGACTTGCACTCGCAGGGGGCGCCGTGGCACTTGGCGAAGGACTTCTTCGAGCCGCAGGGACACAGCTCCACCTGATCGTCGGCGACCTGGCAGCCCATCTTCAGGGTGTTGGCGTCCTGCTGTTCGTGGAACTTCTTGGTCAGGTCGGCCATGGGTTCTCCTTTCTCTTGCGGTTCACGGGACGAACGCAGCCAGCGTATCAGGGCCTGCGCCACCGGCAAGGCGCAGCAGATGGCCCTCGACCTCCGCCGGGCTCTCGGCGACAGGCGCCCGGGTCGTGCGAAAACCGAGGAAGCCGACCCCGGCTGCCCGGGCGGCCTCCCGGTCCAACTCCGCGTCCCCCACGTACAGCGCCTCCTCGGGCCTGGCGCCGAAGTGCTCGAGGGCTCTGAGGAGGACATCCGGGTAGGGCTTGGGCCGGGCCACGTCCCGGCTGGTCACCACCAGGTCCACGAGATCCAGGAGGCCCACCGCCCGAAGCACCGCCCGGGCGCTCGAACCCCGATTCGTCGCCACCGCGGTGCGTCCCCTGGCGCGCCAGCGCCCGAGCACCTCGTCCCAGCCCGGCTCGGGGGCGAGCTCCCCCAGGAACTGGGCATAGTCCACGCCGGCGGCGTGCTCCCGGGCCCGCTCCCGCAGCTCCGGCGGGAAGAAGGCATCGATCACCTGGGGTGTGGAGAGGGTGTGGAGCCGCCCCACGGCCTCCCGGGCGTCCGGGGGCACCTGGGGGAGCCCGAAGGCCCGGAACAGGTGGTTGTAGTACGCGAGATTGGCCCGCTCCGAGCGGACGAGGACGCCGTCGCAGTCGAGCAGCAGTAGGCGTACCGAGCCGTTCCCACGCATGGGCGCAGAATACCTGCACCCCCCGGCTCTTCGCAACCAGTGGCTTCGCGGCCCTCCGGCATGGCTCCGGGGAAGACGGCGTGTCCCTTACAGATTGTGCAGGAGCCGCGCGGCGGCGGTCTGCCCCGGCGTGACCCGGTCGGCGTACCGCTCGTCGGTGCACAGGACGGCCCGGCCCAGGAGCACGTCCTGGTCGATGGCCTGGCTGTTGTCGGGCAGGCCCGCCCGGGCCCACTCGAACTCGTAGGGGTCGCCCTTGCGCGAGCGGGTGCCGTAGGCATAGCTCACGGCCACCATGCGGTGGGTCACGACGCGCCCCTCGTGGATGCCCGGGCGCCGGGCGCGGATGTGGGCCAGAAGGGCCCGCAGCCCCTCGTACTGGGCGTCGGAGATGCCGGTCCGCGTGTTCCCGGGAGCGGTGTCGGCATAGAGCTCCACGTTGATGGCCTCGTGATCCACCACGTAGCGCCCCTCCCACAGGCTCTGACCGCACCCGAAGGAACGGTAGGCCTCGGGAACGATCTCGTAGACGGTGCCGTCGGGGCTCACCAGATAGTTGGCCAGGCGCTTGCGCTGCACGTAACGGCCCACGTTGGAGAAGGGCGCCCCCCGGTGCTCGGTGGTGTGGATCACCACCAGGTCCACCTCTCGGGGCTCCAACTGCCGGGCCCACCGCCCCTCCCGGCGAAGCTTCTGGCGCAGGGAATCCGGGACGTCGGACGGGGAAAAGCGCCGCTCGAGACCCGTCAGGTCGGCGACCCGATACTCGGACCGCAGCCGCAGGGCGGGCACGGGCGCCGCGGGCGGGGCGGCCAGGAGGCTTCTCGGCACGAGAATCCGCGCGCCCCGGGGCAGCTTGGTGGGATCGGTGAGGGCGTTGAGGCGCTGGAGGTTTCGCACCGCCGCGGGCACGCCGGTGTGGCGGTGGTCGGTGGCCTCCTGGGTCAGGCGCCACAGGGTGGGATACGGTCCCCCCAAGGGGACCGACTCCAGGCGGGCGTCCCCGAGCCCTGGCAGGAGCAGCGCGCGGGGAACGTGGATCTGCGCCCCCGGGGTCAGGCTCGGTTCGACCCGGCGCAGCACCGCCTCGGCGTCCCGGCTCCCGGTGAGCTCCAGGGCCAGGCGTGCGTGGGTGTCGCCGGGAAGCACCGTGAGGGCCACCAGCGGCAGATCGGCGTCGCGCGCCGCCGAAGGTTCCACCCCCGCCTCTGCCCTGAGCCGCTGCCGGATCTCGTCGAGACGAGCCGGGCTCTCTGCCGCAGGGACGGGGGCAGCAGCAAGCCCGAAGGCGCCCAGGGTCAATCCGAGCACCACTGCCCGGCAGGCCGTTGTCGTCATGACGTCTCCCGCTTTCCCCGAGGAGGCGTGCAATTGGGGCGTACTTACC
The nucleotide sequence above comes from Thermodesulfobacteriota bacterium. Encoded proteins:
- a CDS encoding SEC-C metal-binding domain-containing protein, translated to MADLTKKFHEQQDANTLKMGCQVADDQVELCPCGSKKSFAKCHGAPCECKSGKPKFKCCHTNDF
- a CDS encoding peptidoglycan recognition family protein, producing MTTTACRAVVLGLTLGAFGLAAAPVPAAESPARLDEIRQRLRAEAGVEPSAARDADLPLVALTVLPGDTHARLALELTGSRDAEAVLRRVEPSLTPGAQIHVPRALLLPGLGDARLESVPLGGPYPTLWRLTQEATDHRHTGVPAAVRNLQRLNALTDPTKLPRGARILVPRSLLAAPPAAPVPALRLRSEYRVADLTGLERRFSPSDVPDSLRQKLRREGRWARQLEPREVDLVVIHTTEHRGAPFSNVGRYVQRKRLANYLVSPDGTVYEIVPEAYRSFGCGQSLWEGRYVVDHEAINVELYADTAPGNTRTGISDAQYEGLRALLAHIRARRPGIHEGRVVTHRMVAVSYAYGTRSRKGDPYEFEWARAGLPDNSQAIDQDVLLGRAVLCTDERYADRVTPGQTAAARLLHNL
- a CDS encoding HAD family phosphatase, with amino-acid sequence MRGNGSVRLLLLDCDGVLVRSERANLAYYNHLFRAFGLPQVPPDAREAVGRLHTLSTPQVIDAFFPPELRERAREHAAGVDYAQFLGELAPEPGWDEVLGRWRARGRTAVATNRGSSARAVLRAVGLLDLVDLVVTSRDVARPKPYPDVLLRALEHFGARPEEALYVGDAELDREAARAAGVGFLGFRTTRAPVAESPAEVEGHLLRLAGGAGPDTLAAFVP